CGTTCGGAACTCCTTTCGTCGGCCTGCGGCCGACTTTTCACGGGTCGTTCGATTGGCGCCATCGTCATGGTCCCGCCTTCCATGACCGGCTGTATCCTCCCGGACCTACCCGGGGGGGTCTTAGAATTCTAACTGGTCGCGGCGAACCGCGCGAGCTGCCTGACGGCGAAGTCTGCGTGCGGCCTCGCGAACCTTTCGGCGACGCTTCTCCCCTGGTTTCTCGTAGTGCGCTCTTCGTTTCAGTTCCTTCAAGATCCCGTCGCGTAAGATGAGCTTCTTGAAGAGCCGAATAGCTGATTCGACCCCTCGACCGTCTACTTTGACCTCGAGAGGGCGATGCCGAGTCCCTTTGTCGTACCTCGAACCCCCGCTCGTTTCCTCAACGCCATCGTCAGGAGCCATTATCCCTCTTCATCACAGCGTCGCTTCCCGCTGACATGATTCACCGTCTTAGAAACGAAAATACCGCGAGCATGGTCCTCACGGTGTTTTCTGTAAACGTAAACGCAGCCCTCAGACCAAAAATCGATTTAGTATAAGCATCCCAGGCAAATGTGTCAAGGATAATCAGTCAAAACCCTGTCGACACCTTAACCAGTCCTTGCGCCCACCCTGATCCTGATGTATAAAAGAGGTGGCGAAAAAACAGATGGGGCTGCGTAAGCGACAGCCCGGCCCGAGGCAGGATGAAGAAGGAAGGTGCTACTCAGGTGTTTAGGCTGTAGACTGTAGGCTGTTAGCCGTTGTGCGCGGACCGAATCAAGGCGCACCTCGTCGGCCGGCTCACACGCTCTAAGCTTGGTATCGTCTCGCATGGCCCGTTCCTACAGTCTATCTGAGTAGTGACGGAGGACGATGACATGCCGACTTCGGCCAAAGAACAATTTATAAATTTCGCTTTTTACAAGGTCGACTCGGCCTGGCGACGCCTTCCGAAAGAGGAGCGCGGGACAAGTAAAAAGGAGTTCGGCGCCGCGGTGGAGCAGTGGCGTGAACGAATGCTATTGATTTCGTACTCCACTGTAGGGCTGCGACCGGATACCGACTTTATGCTCTGGCGGATCGGCGACTCGCTGATGCTGTTTCAGGA
The Candidatus Methylomirabilis tolerans DNA segment above includes these coding regions:
- the rpsU gene encoding 30S ribosomal protein S21, producing the protein MAPDDGVEETSGGSRYDKGTRHRPLEVKVDGRGVESAIRLFKKLILRDGILKELKRRAHYEKPGEKRRRKVREAARRLRRQAARAVRRDQLEF